One window of Xanthomonas sp. 10-10 genomic DNA carries:
- a CDS encoding PLP-dependent aminotransferase family protein: MLLYEALATQLRQRIEAGTLRAGERLPSIRQLAATHGVSVATAVQACLQLEREGRVQARPRSGYFVRTIAAAAPVAARAARQRKPGMVDNPALQRVLDTVARTDLVPLHTATPAHALLPGTQLAAALARQLRRHRTAALDYAPPQGDAALRRQITQRYAHCAASVVAEEVVITAGAMEAISLALRTVTTPGDVVLVETPTYHGILQAVAALRLKVLEVPNLTGAGIDVARLDALLQRTPARAAVLVPNFNNPNGSLTPDNAKRALLDSCARHGTVVIEDDIYRELDWSGQHPRPLRHFDTHNNVITCGSFSKVLAPGLRVGWLLGGDWTDALVRAKYFSTVGSASLPQLALADYLAHHDLERHLRKLRRTLADNGQRLRDAIVRHWPQGTRVGDPAGGLSLWLQLPDGGSGQALFDAALADGIGTSPGHLYSSRGDYADHLRLTCGQPWSEPLERAMRRLAKLATQVVR, translated from the coding sequence ATGTTGCTGTACGAGGCATTGGCGACGCAGTTGCGGCAGCGGATCGAGGCCGGCACCCTGCGCGCGGGCGAGCGATTGCCGTCGATCCGGCAGCTGGCCGCGACCCATGGCGTCAGTGTGGCCACCGCCGTGCAGGCCTGCCTGCAGCTTGAGCGCGAAGGACGGGTGCAGGCGCGTCCGCGCTCGGGCTATTTCGTCCGCACCATCGCCGCAGCCGCACCGGTCGCGGCCAGGGCAGCGCGGCAACGCAAACCCGGCATGGTCGACAACCCGGCGCTGCAGCGCGTGCTCGATACCGTCGCCCGTACCGACCTGGTGCCACTGCATACGGCCACGCCGGCCCATGCATTACTGCCCGGCACGCAGCTGGCCGCGGCCTTGGCGCGGCAGTTGCGTCGACACCGCACTGCCGCGCTCGACTACGCCCCGCCCCAGGGCGACGCCGCTTTACGCCGGCAGATAACCCAGCGTTACGCACATTGCGCCGCCAGCGTGGTTGCGGAAGAAGTGGTGATCACCGCCGGCGCGATGGAAGCCATCAGCCTGGCACTGCGCACGGTGACCACGCCGGGCGATGTAGTGCTGGTGGAGACACCTACCTACCACGGCATCCTGCAAGCCGTTGCCGCCTTGCGACTCAAGGTGCTGGAAGTGCCCAACCTTACCGGCGCGGGAATCGATGTCGCCCGTCTGGATGCACTGCTGCAACGCACGCCGGCGCGCGCAGCGGTGCTGGTGCCCAACTTCAACAATCCCAATGGCAGCCTCACCCCCGACAACGCCAAGCGCGCACTGCTCGACAGCTGCGCCCGACATGGCACGGTGGTGATCGAGGACGATATCTACCGCGAACTGGATTGGTCGGGTCAGCATCCTCGTCCGTTACGGCATTTCGACACGCACAACAACGTGATCACCTGCGGCTCGTTTTCCAAGGTATTGGCGCCGGGGCTGCGCGTGGGCTGGCTGCTCGGCGGCGACTGGACCGATGCGCTGGTACGCGCCAAGTATTTTTCCACCGTTGGCAGCGCCAGCCTGCCGCAACTGGCATTGGCCGATTATCTCGCGCACCACGATCTGGAACGGCACCTGCGCAAGCTACGCCGCACCCTGGCCGACAACGGCCAGCGCCTGCGCGATGCGATCGTGCGGCATTGGCCACAGGGCACACGCGTCGGCGACCCGGCAGGCGGCTTATCGCTGTGGCTGCAGTTGCCCGATGGTGGGAGTGGCCAGGCCTTGTTCGACGCCGCATTGGCCGACGGCATCGGCACCTCGCCGGGTCATCTGTACTCCAGCCGTGGCGACTACGCAGATCATCTCCGCCTGACCTGCGGCCAGCCGTGGAGCGAACCGCTGGAACGCGCGATGCGTCGGTTGGCGAAGCTTGCGACACAGGTGGTGCGCTAG
- a CDS encoding DUF4386 domain-containing protein → MAYDIQARPQFYARVAGALYLAVIVLGGLAEGYVANALVVPGDTQAMLHAIVQHAQLWTLGLAANLVVPLIAVVQLWIEYMLLRPAGRGLALLFVLLNSASLAVEAVSKLFQLMVLPLASGSTSAADPAHGFSLAALALLGHEIGFNIALLFFGAACLVSGALIWRSRYLPKFVGGLMTLAGLSYLVASLAELLAPAFAKLINPGILLPVLVGETTFCLWLLIRGVDRRQWDARAALM, encoded by the coding sequence ATGGCGTACGACATTCAAGCTCGCCCGCAGTTCTATGCGCGCGTCGCTGGCGCGCTCTATCTCGCCGTCATCGTCCTGGGTGGTCTGGCAGAGGGCTATGTAGCGAACGCTTTGGTAGTGCCTGGCGATACGCAGGCCATGCTCCACGCCATCGTGCAGCATGCGCAGCTCTGGACGCTGGGGCTGGCTGCGAATCTGGTGGTGCCGCTGATCGCAGTGGTGCAGCTATGGATCGAATACATGTTGCTGCGGCCTGCGGGAAGAGGCTTGGCGCTGTTGTTCGTGTTGTTGAATAGCGCATCGCTCGCGGTGGAAGCCGTCAGCAAGTTGTTTCAGTTGATGGTGCTGCCATTGGCTTCCGGCAGCACGTCGGCGGCCGATCCTGCGCATGGCTTCTCGCTGGCCGCGCTGGCGTTGTTGGGACATGAGATTGGCTTCAACATTGCGCTCCTGTTTTTTGGCGCTGCCTGCCTGGTCAGTGGCGCGCTGATATGGCGATCGCGCTATCTGCCCAAGTTCGTTGGCGGATTGATGACGTTGGCTGGGCTCAGTTATCTGGTGGCCTCGCTTGCCGAACTGCTGGCGCCTGCATTTGCCAAGCTGATCAATCCCGGCATTTTGTTGCCGGTTCTGGTCGGCGAGACGACGTTTTGCCTGTGGCTGTTGATTCGCGGAGTTGACCGGCGGCAGTGGGATGCAAGGGCTGCGCTGATGTAG